CGCACGGTTCAGCGGCGTCGTGCGAAACGGCAACGAACTCGACCTCGACGCCGCTATCCTGCCAGCGTTCCCCGGCAGCACGCCTGGTGAATGCGCGCTCGTAACGGATTGCACGTTGCGTCCCCTGCGTCGTCACAATCTGGCAGCCGGTGCGCTTGGTGATTGAATCGAGTGCGCGAACATGGTCGATGTGCTCGTGGCTAACGACGATGCCTGCCAGGCGATCCTGCACATCGAAGTCGCGTATGGCGGCCTGAACCGTCCGCGATCCGACACCGCAATCAATCAGGAAAGCAATCGTTCCGCTGTCGAACAGAAATGCATTGCCGCTACTACCGGAACCGAGGGAAACGATTCGCGTCATGAAGCCTGGACCGGCGCAAAGATAGCCCGACCGACGCGCACAATCGTCGCGCCCTCCTCGATCGCAACCTCGAAGTCGTTTGTCATGCCCATCGATAGCTCGCTCAGGTCTGATTCTGGATATGCAGTTTGCAGCTTGTCGCGCAACTCGCGCAGACCAACAAAGACCGGTCGCGTCACGTCCGCATCACCAACCAACGGCGCCATCGTCATCAGACCGCGAAGGCGCAGGTTCGGCGATGCGAGTGTCGCCTCAATCAACCCGGCAACTTCATCCGGCGCGCAACCGTGCTTCTGCTCTTCGGCAGCGATGTTCACCTGCAACAAGATTGGCTGGATAACGCCATGTGTGCTGCAGCGCACCTGGAGTGCCTCGATCAAGCCGAGGCGGTCGACCGAGTGGAGCAGGTACACACGCCCCACGATCTGCCGCACCTTGTTCGTCTGCAGGCTACCAATGAGATGCAGATGCGCGTCTGCCGGTGCGCCCTCGAACTTCGGCATCGCATCCTGGACGCGATTCTCACCGAAGTGGCGCAAGCCAAGATCGTAGGCATCATCAACTTCGGAGCGACCGACGGTCTTGCTCACGGCTACGAGGGTCACGTCGGCTGCGGAGCGTCCACTGCGCTCGGCGGCACGTGCCAAACGATCCTGGACATCAACAATTCGAGCAGCGAGGCTACTGGCGGTGGATGTCATTCACCGGTCCTTTCCGCCAACTGAGCTACCAGGAGCATGCGTCCTGCGTGTGCCGCACCCTGACGCGCAGCACGATAGGAGAAGAATCGGTCAATTCGGCACCGAACGCAAACGCCACTTATTTCCACCTGCGACGGATGAACGTCGGCGGCTTGCAGGTTCAGCAGGTTCGCCGTCCAGAGATCAAGGTGCCTGCCACCGTTCGCTACTGCCGCTTCCGTTCGATCAATACAGCGCGCACGCCACGCATCAATAACTTCTGAACCTACCTC
This sequence is a window from Thermomicrobiales bacterium. Protein-coding genes within it:
- a CDS encoding YggS family pyridoxal phosphate-dependent enzyme translates to MTSTASSLAARIVDVQDRLARAAERSGRSAADVTLVAVSKTVGRSEVDDAYDLGLRHFGENRVQDAMPKFEGAPADAHLHLIGSLQTNKVRQIVGRVYLLHSVDRLGLIEALQVRCSTHGVIQPILLQVNIAAEEQKHGCAPDEVAGLIEATLASPNLRLRGLMTMAPLVGDADVTRPVFVGLRELRDKLQTAYPESDLSELSMGMTNDFEVAIEEGATIVRVGRAIFAPVQAS